One genomic window of Musa acuminata AAA Group cultivar baxijiao unplaced genomic scaffold, Cavendish_Baxijiao_AAA HiC_scaffold_301, whole genome shotgun sequence includes the following:
- the LOC135657746 gene encoding ATP synthase subunit a, chloroplastic — protein MNVIPCSIKTLKGLYDISGVEVGQHFYWQIGGLQVHAQVLITSWVVIAILLGSVILAVRNPQTIPTGGQNFFEYVLEFIRDLSKTQIGEEYGPWVPFIGTMFLFIFVSNWSGALLPWKIIQLPHGELAAPTNDINTTVALALLTSVAYFYAGLSKKGLGYFGKYIQPTPILLPINILEDFTKPLSLSFRLFGNILADELVVVVLVSLVPSVVPIPVMFLGLFTSGIQALIFATLAAAYIGESMEGHH, from the coding sequence atgaatgttataccatgttccattaaaacactcaaggggttatacgatatatcgggtgtagaagtaggccaacatttctattggcaaataggaggtttacaagtccatgcccaagtacttatcacttcttgggtagtaattgctatcttattaggttcggtgatcctagctgttcggaatccacaaaccattccgaccggcggtcagaatttcttcgaatatgtccttgaatttattcgagacttgagcaaaacccagattggagaagaatatggtccttgggttccctttattggaactatgttcctatttatttttgtttctaactGGTCAGGTGCTCTTTTACCTTGGAAAATTATACAGTTACCTCATGGGGAGTTAGCTGCGCCCACGAATGATATAAATACTACTGTTGCTTTAGCTTTACTCACGTCAGTCGCATATTTTTATGCGGGTCTTAGCAAAAAAGGATTGGGTTATTTTGGGAAATACATTCAACCAACTCCAATACTTTTACCAATTAACATCCTAGAAGATTTCACAAAACCCTTATCTCTTAGTTTTCGACTTTTCGGGAATATATTGGCTGATGAATTAGTAGTTGTCGTTCTTGTTTCTTTAGTCCCTTCAGTAGTTCCTATACCTGTCATGTTTCTTGGATTATTTACAAGTGGTATTCAAGCTCTTATTTTTGCAACGTTAGCTGCGGCTTATATAGGTGAATCCATGGAGGGTCATCATTGA
- the LOC135657744 gene encoding ATP synthase subunit alpha, chloroplastic, whose translation MVTLRADEISNIIRERIEQYSREIKIVNTGTVLQVGDGIARVHGLDEVMAGELVEFQEGTIGIALNLESNNVGVVLMGDGLMIQEGSSVKATGRIAQIPVSEGYLGRVINALAKPIDGRGEISASESRLIESPAPGIISRRSVYEPLQTGLIAIDSMIPIGRGQRELIIGDRQTGKTAVATDTILNQKGQNVICVYVAIGQKASSVAQVVTTFREKGAMEYTIVVAETADSPATLQYLAPYTGAALAEFFMYRGQHTLIIYDDLSKQAQAYRQMSLLLRRPPGREAYPGDVFYLHSRLLERAAKSNSSLGEGSMTALPIVETQSGDVSAYIPTNVISITDGQIFLSADLFNAGIRPAINVGISVSRVGSAAQIKAMKQVAGKSKLELAQFTELEAFAQFASDLDKATQNQLARGQRLRELLKQSQSDPLAVEEQIATIYTGANGYLDPLEIGQVKKFLSQLRSYLKNNKPKFQEIISSTKTFTEEVEFLLKEAIQEQIELFLLQEQT comes from the coding sequence atggtaacccttcgagccgacgaaattagtaatattattcgtgagcgtattgaacaatatagtagagaaataaagattgtgaataccggtaccgtacttcaagtaggcgacggaattgctcgtgttcatggtcttgatgaagtaatggcaggtgaattagtagagtttcaagagggtacaataggcattgctctgaatttggaatcaaataatgttggcgttgtattaatgggtgatggtttgatgatacaagagggaagttccgtaaaagcaacaggacgaattgctcagatacctgtgagtgagggttatttgggtcgtgttataaatgctctggctaaacctattgatgggagaggtgaaatttcagcttctgaatctcggttaattgaatctcctgccccaggtattatttctagacgttctgtatatgagcctcttcaaacggggcttattgccattgattcgatgatccctataggacgcggtcagcgagaattaattattggggacagacagaccggcaaaacagccgtagccacagatacgattctcaatcaaaaaggtcaaaatgtaatatgtgtttatgtagctattggtcaaaaagcatcttctgtggctcaggtagtgactactttccgggaaaagggggcgatggaatatactattgtggtagccgaaacggcggattcacctgctacattacaatacctcgctccttatacgggagcggctctggctgagttttttatgtatcgtggacaacatactttaataatttatgatgatctctccaaacaggcacaagcttatcgccaaatgtctcttctattaagaagacctcccggtcgtgaagcttatccaggagatgttttttatttgcattcacgacttttggaaagagccgctaaatcaaattctagtttaggtgaaggaagtatgaccgctttaccgatagttgagactcaatctggagacgtttcagcttatattcctactaatgtaatttccattacagatggacaaatattcttatctgccgatctattcaatgctggaatccgacctgctattaatgtgggtatttccgtttccagagtaggatccgcagctcaaattaaagccatgaaacaagtagccggcaaatcaaaattggaactagcgcaattcacagagttagaagcctttgcacaattcgcttctgatctcgataaagctactcagaatcaattggcaagaggtcaacgattacgcgagttgcttaaacaatcccaatcagaccctctcgcagtggaagaacagatagctactatttataccggagcgaatggatatcttgatccgctagaaattggacaggtaaagaaatttctcagtcagttacgtagctacttaaaaaacaataaacctaaatttcaagaaattatatcttctaccaagacattcaccgaggaagtagaatttcttttgaaggaagctattcaagaacagatcgaactgtttttacttcaggaacaaacataa